Proteins from a genomic interval of Oryctolagus cuniculus chromosome 8, mOryCun1.1, whole genome shotgun sequence:
- the MSMO1 gene encoding methylsterol monooxygenase 1, protein MATNESGSIFGSASLAVEYVDSLLPENPLQEPFKNAWNYMLDNYTKFQIATWGSLVVHELLYFLFCLPGFLFQFIPFMKKYKIQKDKPETFENQWKCFKVLLFNHFFIQLPLICGTYYFTEFFNIPYDWERMPRWYWILARCFGCAVIEDTWHYFLHRLLHHKRIYKYIHKIHHEFQAPFGMEAEYAHPLETLILGTGFFIGILLLCDHVILLWAWVTVRLIETIDVHSGYDIPLNPLNFIPFYAGSRHHDFHHMNFIGNYASTFTWWDRIFGTDCQFHAYYEKKKLEKKTE, encoded by the exons ATGGCAACAAATGAAAGTGGCAGCATCTTTGGCTCAGCGTCCTTGGCCGTGGAATATGTAGATTCCCTTTTGCCTGAGAATCCTCTGCAAGAACCATTTAAGAATGCCTGGAACTATATGTTGGATAATTATACGAAGTTTCAGATTGCAACATGGGGATCCCTTGTAGTTCATGAATTGCTTTATTTCTTGTTCTGTTTACCtggatttttatttcaattcatACCTTTTATGAAAAAGTACAAAATTCAGAAG GATAAACcagaaacatttgaaaaccaGTGGAAATGTTTTAAAGTACTTCTCTTTAACCACTTTTTTATCCAGCTGCCATTGATTTGTGGAACCTAttattttacagaattttttaacATTCCTTATGATTGGGAAAGAATGCCAAGATG GTACTGGATTTTGGCACGTTGCTTTGGCTGTGCAGTCATTGAGGACACCTGGCACTATTTCCTGCACAGACTCTTACACCATaagagaatatataaatatattcacaaaatTCATCATGAGTTTCAG GCTCCATTTGGAATGGAAGCTGAGTATGCACACCCTTTGGAAACCCTGATTCTTGGAACTGGATTTTTCATTGGAATCTTGCTTTTGTGTGATCATGTAATTCTTCTTTGGGCATGGGTGACTGTTCGTTTGATAGAAACCATTGATGTCCATAG TGGTTACGACATTCCGCTCAACCCTTTGAATTTCATCCCCTTCTACGCGGGTTCTCGGCATCACGACTTCCACCACATGAACTTCATCGGAAACTATGCGTCCACATTCACGTGGTGGGACCGGATTTTTGGAACGGACTGCCAGTTCCATGCCTATTACGAAAAGAAGAAGCTGGAGAAAAAAACGGAATGA